The following are encoded in a window of Ictalurus punctatus breed USDA103 chromosome 13, Coco_2.0, whole genome shotgun sequence genomic DNA:
- the neurl4 gene encoding neuralized-like protein 4 isoform X3 has product MAAELHPRSGKLIGLSNSNRTAQRNQPVQEFNHGLVLSREPLRDRDVFTVRIDKKVNSWSGSIEIGVTALDPAALDFPSSATGLKGGSWIVSGCSVLKDGRSVLEEYGRDLDQLGEGDRVGIQRNGRGELHLWVNGQDCGPAASGLPSRLWAVVDLYGKCTQVTVVSCEPPPDTESEDREELQEGEVDRAASTSASSSATTSPAALVPDHEDRTGGVALPAVPAIAAVMNGSAEDAPEVTRGHGHGRPDKFPNNFDPDTVLTEHQLFDVFNNAIVSLYRSEDEGGEDSGLGGAGGSGGSSDSSRGGTGSCNGSRGGNENGVGGRADGGSGNNNSPSGNGVGGGGGNGAGTAVSNSGMTTNDALLFHEKCGTLIKLSNNNKTAERRRPLDEFNNGVVMTNRPLRHNEMFEIRIDKLVDKWSGSIEIGVTTHNPNNLDYPATMTNLRSGTIMMSGCGILTNGKGTRREYCEFSLDELQEGDHIGLMRKASGALHFYINGIDQGVAANQTPGVVYGVVDLYGMAVKVTIVHNHNHSDRLRRNNAIMRALSPDVGRPRPALSLTPDPEAPDRLLFHPNCGQKAAIVGDGRTALRPHATDDFNHGVVLSNRPLHSNEVFQVRIDKMVDKWAGSIEIGVTTHNPAYLQLPSTMTNLRSGTWMMTGNGVMHNGTTILDEYGHNLDRLKAGDTVGVVRKEDGSLHFFVNGVPQGPAAWNVPPSVYAVVDLYGQAAQATIMDDMADLPPLPDDSSEGPVAMSPGSPCSVTGVSASSDLRFHQLHGTNAVITNGGRTAFRQNCRSEFNDAIVISNRCLRDGELFEIVIQKMVDRWSGSIEAGVTAIRPEELEFPNTMTDIDYDTWMLSGTAIMQDGNTMRNNYGCDLDSLGTGSRIGMMRSASGDLHYYINGVDQGVACTGLPPDVYAVIDLYGQCVQVAITSSSGPLDNSLCTSNITEKSFPIHSPVAGVAHRLHNKHGKNVVVLGDGCQAVRVGGYSHGIVFSAKELKTDELFEVKINEVDEQWSGSLHIGLTTLQPPDLPSCPLSGLSPSLTQLRSKVTWLLAGSEVRRNGVLQRQNYGCSLDRLMVGNRVGVKRCSDDTMHIFIDGEDMGSAATAVAKNVYAVLDLYGKVTAVSIVSSTLLEDTDSVKAPSLSSDSCSEGEDESTPGESEPAMVPVTMTFLENHGKNIQLSNQNLTATRVSSYNQGLLVTAHALPRLQLFQFQIDRLNTSWTSSLSLGLIAHSPDRLNFPSTACCLKRSVWLLQRDSVFHNSLKICENFGPNLDTCPEGTVLGLLVDANSCLHLYVNGMDQGVAAQDIPSPCYPLIDLYGQCEQVTIVTSHMEAVGAESGDTRCQGDMEKADMVDGIKESVCWTPPPEVNPNKTCEYQALCSRFKDLLTLPDAYFNQDAKYNLCYCESCHKLRGDEAYYKRGEPPRDYALPFGWCRFALRIKPHCDVSNSYKKWHIAYHGTSVGSLRRTLDHSQLLPADTSSVFSASPLKVEGHGSYSEPEENSAPEREIPRVHLSPTMRYSGLEVFAPKVQFRDPRSLRCHHAQVGFQVCVRPGSYKVGPQSLGISEPLDPRFNNTEIEWITKEKGGTLLYGLLIRVE; this is encoded by the exons GTGAACTCTTGGAGCGGCTCCATAGAGATCGGCGTAACGGCGCTGGACCCGGCTGCTCTCGACTTCCCCAGCAGCGCGACAGGGCTGAAGGGCGGCTCGTGGATCGTGTCCGGCTGCTCGGTGCTGAAGGACGGCCGCTCGGTCCTGGAGGAGTATGGGCGTGACCTGGACCAGCTGGGCGAGGGCGACCGCGTCGGGATCCAGCGGAACGGCCGGGGCGAGCTGCACCTGTGGGTCAACGGGCAGGACTGCGGTCCGGCAGCCAGCGGCCTGCCCTCGCGCCTGTGGGCCGTAGTGGACCTCTACGGGAAGTGCACTCAGGTCACTGTGGTCAGCTGCGAGCCTCCGCCGGATACAGAGAGCGAAGATCGGGAGGAACTACAGGAGGGAGAGGTGGACAGGGCGGCGTCTACGTCTGCGTCTTCGTCTGCCACGACGTCTCCGGCAGCTCTCGTTCCAGATCATGAGGACAGAACAGGGGGAGTGGCGTTACCCGCGGTTCCTGCCATAGCTGCGGTGATGAACGGCTCGGCTGAGGACG CGCCCGAAGTTACACGAGGACACGGACACGGCCGACCTGACAAATTCCCAAATAACTTCGATCCAGACACTG TCCTCACGGAGCACCAGCTATTCGACGTGTTTAACAACGCCATCGTGTCGCTGTACCGTTCAGAAGACGAGGGCGGAGAGGATTCGGGTTTAGGAGGAGCAGGCGGTTCAGGAGGAAGTTCAGACTCCTCCAGAGGGGGAACAGGGAGCTGTAACGGGTCCCGAGGAGGAAATGAGAACGGGGTCGGAGGTCGAGCGGATGGCGGGAGCGGAAACAATAACAGCCCGTCAGGGAACggagttggaggaggaggaggaaatggGGCGGGGACGGCGGTAAGCAACAGTGGGATGACCACCAACGACGCGCTGCTGTTCCATGAGAAGTGTGGCACGCTGATTAAActgagcaacaacaacaagacgGCCGAGAGGAGGAGACCGCTGGACGAGTTCAACAACGGTGTGGTCATGACCAACCGCCCACTCAGGCACAACGAGATGTTTGAG ATACGCATCGATAAACTGGTGGATAAATGGTCCGGATCCATCGAGATCGGAGTGACGACGCACAACCCGAACAATCTGGACTATCCTGCAACGATGACCAACTTGCGCTCAG GTACCATCATGATGAGCGGCTGTGGGATTTTGACCAACGGCAAGGGCACACGTAGGGAGTACTGTGAATTCAGCCTGGACGAGCTCCAG GAGGGGGATCATATCGGGCTGATGAGGAAAGCCAGCGGCGCTTTACACTTCTACATTAATGGCATAGATCAAG GCGTAGCAGCTAACCAGACCCCGGGTGTGGTGTACGGTGTAGTGGATCTCTACGGCATGGCGGTAAAAGTCACCATCGTCcacaatcacaaccacagtGACCGTTTACGCCGCAACAACGCCATCATGAGAGCGCTGTCGCCCGACGTGGGCCGACCCCGACCCGCCCTCTCGCTCACCCCCGACCCCGAAGCCCCGGACCGGCTACTCTTCCACCCCAACTGCGGGCAGAAAGCAGCCATCGTCGGTGACGGCAGGACGGCGCTGCGACCTCA CGCGACAGACGACTTCAATCACGGAGTCGTGCTCAGCAATCGCCCGCTGCACTCCAACGAAGTGTTCCAGGTGCGCATCGACAAGATGGTGGACAAGTGGGCGGGGTCTATAGAGATCGGCGTCACGACACATAACCCCGCCTACCTACAGCTACCGTCCACCATGACCAACCTGCGTTCag GGACGTGGATGATGACGGGGAACGGAGTGATGCACAACGGAACCACCATACTAGACGAGTACGGACACAACCTGGACCGACTAAAA GCTGGAGACACTGTCGGCGTGGTGCGGAAGGAGGACGGAAGCCTGCACTTCTTCGTCAACGGAGTTCCTCAGGGCCCGGCAGCCTGGAACGTGCCGCCCAGTGTTTACGCCGTAGTGGACCTGTACGGTCAGGCGGCTCAGGCGACCATCATGGACGACATGG CCGATCTCCCTCCTCTCCCGGACGACAGCTCCGAGGGTCCGGTCGCCATGTCGCCCGGCAGCCCGTGTTCTGTCACTGGGGTCAGTGCATCCAGTGACCTTCGCTTCCATCAGCTGCACGGCACCAACGCCGTCATCACCAACGGCGGCCGTACAGCGTTCCGTCAGAACTGCCGCAGCGAGTTCAACGACGCCATCGTCATCTCCAACAG gtGCCTTCGTGACGGTGAGTTGTTTGAGATTGTTATTCAGAAGATGGTGGATCGCTGGTCAGGATCGATAGAGGCAG GAGTGACTGCGATCAGGCCAGAGGAACTGGAGTTCCCCAACACTATGACTGACATCGATTACGATACCTGGATGCTGAG CGGCACGGCGATCATGCAGGACGGGAACACCATGAGGAATAACTACGGCTGTGATCTGGACTCACTGGGGACGGGCTCCAGGATCGGAATGATGCGTTCAGCTTCTGGAGATCTCCACTACTACATAAACGGGGTGGACCAGGGCGTGGCGTGTACCGGATTACCACCAG acgtGTATGCTGTGATAGATCTGTACGGTCAGTGTGTTCAGGTGGCCATCACCAGCTCATCTGGTCCTCTTGACAACAGCCTGTGCACCAGTAACATCACAGAGAAGAGTTTCCCAATACACTCACCAG TGGCAGGAGTGGCTCACCGACTGCACAACAAACACGGGAAGAACGTGGTGGTGCTGGGAGACGGCTGCCAGGCCGTCAGGGTGGGAGGGTATTCTCACGGCATCGTCTTCAGCGCAAAGGAGCTCAAGACGGACGAACTGTTCGAG GTGAAGATCAACGAGGTGGACGAGCAATGGTCCGGCTCGCTTCACATCGGCCTGACCACCCTGCAGCCCCCGGATCTGCCCTCCTGCCCCCTCAGCGGCCTGTCGCCCTCCCTCACACAGctcaggtcaaaggtcacctgGCTGCTCGCCGGGTCAGAGGTCAGACGCAACGGCGTGCTGCAGAGACAAAACTACGGCTGCTCGCTCGACCGACTGATG gtGGGGAACCGTGTGGGTGTGAAGAGATGCAGCGACGACACGATGCACATCTTCATTGATGGAGAGGACATGGGATCTGCAGCTACTGCTGTGGCTAAG aacgTGTACGCGGTGCTGGACCTGTACGGGAAGGTGACGGCGGTGTCCATCGTCAGTTCCACTCTGCTGGAGGACACGGACAGCGTGAAGGCTCCATCGCTCTCCTCGGACAGCTGCAGTGAGGGAGAGGACGAGTCCACGCCG GGCGAGAGCGAGCCTGCCATGGTTCCCGTGACGATGACCTTCCTGGAGAATCATGGGAAGAACATCCAGCTGTCCAATCAGAACCTGACGGCCACGCGAGTGTCGAGTTATAACCAGGGCCTGCTGGTCACAGCACACGCTCTGCCACGCCTGCAGCTCTTCCAG TTTCAGATCGACAGATTGAACACGTCGTGGACGTCGTCTCTGTCTCTGGGTTTGATCGCTCACTCTCCTGATCGCCTCAACTTCCCCTCCACGGCCTGCTGCCTTAAACGCTCCGTCTGGCTGCTGCAGCGAGACTCTGTCTTCCACAACTCACTGAAG ATCTGTGAGAACTTTGGGCCGAACTTGGACACGTGTCCTGAGGGGACGGTGCTGGGTCTGCTGGTGGACGCTAACAGCTGCCTCCACCTGTATGTGAACGGGATGGATCAGGGCGTGGCAGCGCAGGACATCCCGAGCCCCTGCTACCCGCTAATCGACCTGTACGGCCAGTGTGAACAg GTTACCATAGTGACCAGCCATATGGAGGCCGTGGGGGCGGAGAGCGGAGACACGCGCTGCCAAGGCGACATGGAGAAGGCCGACATGGTGGACG gaaTAAAGGAGAGTGTGTGCTGGACGCCTCCTCCTGAGGTCAACCCCAATAAGACGTGCGAGTACCAGGCTCTCTGCTCCAGATTTAAGGACCTGCTCACACTGCCTG ACGCGTACTTCAACCAGGACGCCAAGTACAACCTGTGTTACTGCGAGTCCTGCCACAAGCTGCGCGGGGACGAGGCCTACTACAAACGCGGAGAACCGCCCCGGGACTACGCTCTGCCCTTCGGCTGGTGCCGCTTCGCCCTGCG GATAAAGCCGCACTGTGACGTATCGAACTCCTATAAGAAGTGGCACATCGCGTACCATGGGACGAGTGTGGGGTCTCTGCGCCGTACGCTGGACCACAGCCAGCTTCTACCAG CAGACACGTCGTCCGTGTTCTCGGCGTCCCCGCTGAAGGTGGAGGGTCACGGCAGCTACAGTGAGCCGGAGGAGAACAGCGCCCCCGAGAGGGAGATCCCCCGCGTGCACCTCTCCCCCACCATGCGTTACTCCGGCCTCGAGGTCTTCGCCCCTAAAGTGCA ATTCCGTGACCCTCGCTCCCTGCGCTGTCATCACGCCCAGGTGGGATTCCAGGTGTGCGTGCGTCCCGGCTCCTACAAGGTCGGGCCTCAGTCTCTGGGCATCAGCGAGCCACTGGATCCCCGATTCAACAACACGGAGATCGAGTGGATCACCAAGGAGAAAGGAGGAACCCTGCTGTACGGCCTGCTCATCCGCGTGGAGtga
- the neurl4 gene encoding neuralized-like protein 4 isoform X5 yields MAAELHPRSGKLIGLSNSNRTAQRNQPVQEFNHGLVLSREPLRDRDVFTVRIDKKVNSWSGSIEIGVTALDPAALDFPSSATGLKGGSWIVSGCSVLKDGRSVLEEYGRDLDQLGEGDRVGIQRNGRGELHLWVNGQDCGPAASGLPSRLWAVVDLYGKCTQVTVVSCEPPPDTESEDREELQEGEVDRAASTSASSSATTSPAALVPDHEDRTGGVALPAVPAIAAVMNGSAEDAPEVTRGHGHGRPDKFPNNFDPDTVLTEHQLFDVFNNAIVSLYRSEDEGGEDSGLGGAGGSGGSSDSSRGGTGSCNGSRGGNENGVGGRADGGSGNNNSPSGNGVGGGGGNGAGTAVSNSGMTTNDALLFHEKCGTLIKLSNNNKTAERRRPLDEFNNGVVMTNRPLRHNEMFEIRIDKLVDKWSGSIEIGVTTHNPNNLDYPATMTNLRSGTIMMSGCGILTNGKGTRREYCEFSLDELQEGDHIGLMRKASGALHFYINGIDQGVAANQTPGVVYGVVDLYGMAVKVTIVHNHNHSDRLRRNNAIMRALSPDVGRPRPALSLTPDPEAPDRLLFHPNCGQKAAIVGDGRTALRPHATDDFNHGVVLSNRPLHSNEVFQVRIDKMVDKWAGSIEIGVTTHNPAYLQLPSTMTNLRSGTWMMTGNGVMHNGTTILDEYGHNLDRLKAGDTVGVVRKEDGSLHFFVNGVPQGPAAWNVPPSVYAVVDLYGQAAQATIMDDMADLPPLPDDSSEGPVAMSPGSPCSVTGVSASSDLRFHQLHGTNAVITNGGRTAFRQNCRSEFNDAIVISNRCLRDGELFEIVIQKMVDRWSGSIEAGVTAIRPEELEFPNTMTDIDYDTWMLSGTAIMQDGNTMRNNYGCDLDSLGTGSRIGMMRSASGDLHYYINGVDQGVACTGLPPDVYAVIDLYGQCVQVAITSSSGPLDNSLCTSNITEKSFPIHSPVAGVAHRLHNKHGKNVVVLGDGCQAVRVGGYSHGIVFSAKELKTDELFEVKINEVDEQWSGSLHIGLTTLQPPDLPSCPLSGLSPSLTQLRSKVTWLLAGSEVRRNGVLQRQNYGCSLDRLMVGNRVGVKRCSDDTMHIFIDGEDMGSAATAVAKNVYAVLDLYGKVTAVSIVSSTLLEDTDSVKAPSLSSDSCSEGEDESTPGESEPAMVPVTMTFLENHGKNIQLSNQNLTATRVSSYNQGLLVTAHALPRLQLFQFQIDRLNTSWTSSLSLGLIAHSPDRLNFPSTACCLKRSVWLLQRDSVFHNSLKICENFGPNLDTCPEGTVLGLLVDANSCLHLYVNGMDQGVAAQDIPSPCYPLIDLYGQCEQVTIVTSHMEAVGAESGDTRCQGDMEKADMVDGIKESVCWTPPPEVNPNKTCEYQALCSRFKDLLTLPDAYFNQDAKYNLCYCESCHKLRGDEAYYKRGEPPRDYALPFGWCRFALRIKPHCDVSNSYKKWHIAYHGTSVGSLRRTLDHSQLLPDTSSVFSASPLKVEGHGSYSEPEENSAPEREIPRVHLSPTMRYSGLEVFAPKVQFRDPRSLRCHHAQVGFQVCVRPGSYKVGPQSLGISEPLDPRFNNTEIEWITKEKGGTLLYGLLIRVE; encoded by the exons GTGAACTCTTGGAGCGGCTCCATAGAGATCGGCGTAACGGCGCTGGACCCGGCTGCTCTCGACTTCCCCAGCAGCGCGACAGGGCTGAAGGGCGGCTCGTGGATCGTGTCCGGCTGCTCGGTGCTGAAGGACGGCCGCTCGGTCCTGGAGGAGTATGGGCGTGACCTGGACCAGCTGGGCGAGGGCGACCGCGTCGGGATCCAGCGGAACGGCCGGGGCGAGCTGCACCTGTGGGTCAACGGGCAGGACTGCGGTCCGGCAGCCAGCGGCCTGCCCTCGCGCCTGTGGGCCGTAGTGGACCTCTACGGGAAGTGCACTCAGGTCACTGTGGTCAGCTGCGAGCCTCCGCCGGATACAGAGAGCGAAGATCGGGAGGAACTACAGGAGGGAGAGGTGGACAGGGCGGCGTCTACGTCTGCGTCTTCGTCTGCCACGACGTCTCCGGCAGCTCTCGTTCCAGATCATGAGGACAGAACAGGGGGAGTGGCGTTACCCGCGGTTCCTGCCATAGCTGCGGTGATGAACGGCTCGGCTGAGGACG CGCCCGAAGTTACACGAGGACACGGACACGGCCGACCTGACAAATTCCCAAATAACTTCGATCCAGACACTG TCCTCACGGAGCACCAGCTATTCGACGTGTTTAACAACGCCATCGTGTCGCTGTACCGTTCAGAAGACGAGGGCGGAGAGGATTCGGGTTTAGGAGGAGCAGGCGGTTCAGGAGGAAGTTCAGACTCCTCCAGAGGGGGAACAGGGAGCTGTAACGGGTCCCGAGGAGGAAATGAGAACGGGGTCGGAGGTCGAGCGGATGGCGGGAGCGGAAACAATAACAGCCCGTCAGGGAACggagttggaggaggaggaggaaatggGGCGGGGACGGCGGTAAGCAACAGTGGGATGACCACCAACGACGCGCTGCTGTTCCATGAGAAGTGTGGCACGCTGATTAAActgagcaacaacaacaagacgGCCGAGAGGAGGAGACCGCTGGACGAGTTCAACAACGGTGTGGTCATGACCAACCGCCCACTCAGGCACAACGAGATGTTTGAG ATACGCATCGATAAACTGGTGGATAAATGGTCCGGATCCATCGAGATCGGAGTGACGACGCACAACCCGAACAATCTGGACTATCCTGCAACGATGACCAACTTGCGCTCAG GTACCATCATGATGAGCGGCTGTGGGATTTTGACCAACGGCAAGGGCACACGTAGGGAGTACTGTGAATTCAGCCTGGACGAGCTCCAG GAGGGGGATCATATCGGGCTGATGAGGAAAGCCAGCGGCGCTTTACACTTCTACATTAATGGCATAGATCAAG GCGTAGCAGCTAACCAGACCCCGGGTGTGGTGTACGGTGTAGTGGATCTCTACGGCATGGCGGTAAAAGTCACCATCGTCcacaatcacaaccacagtGACCGTTTACGCCGCAACAACGCCATCATGAGAGCGCTGTCGCCCGACGTGGGCCGACCCCGACCCGCCCTCTCGCTCACCCCCGACCCCGAAGCCCCGGACCGGCTACTCTTCCACCCCAACTGCGGGCAGAAAGCAGCCATCGTCGGTGACGGCAGGACGGCGCTGCGACCTCA CGCGACAGACGACTTCAATCACGGAGTCGTGCTCAGCAATCGCCCGCTGCACTCCAACGAAGTGTTCCAGGTGCGCATCGACAAGATGGTGGACAAGTGGGCGGGGTCTATAGAGATCGGCGTCACGACACATAACCCCGCCTACCTACAGCTACCGTCCACCATGACCAACCTGCGTTCag GGACGTGGATGATGACGGGGAACGGAGTGATGCACAACGGAACCACCATACTAGACGAGTACGGACACAACCTGGACCGACTAAAA GCTGGAGACACTGTCGGCGTGGTGCGGAAGGAGGACGGAAGCCTGCACTTCTTCGTCAACGGAGTTCCTCAGGGCCCGGCAGCCTGGAACGTGCCGCCCAGTGTTTACGCCGTAGTGGACCTGTACGGTCAGGCGGCTCAGGCGACCATCATGGACGACATGG CCGATCTCCCTCCTCTCCCGGACGACAGCTCCGAGGGTCCGGTCGCCATGTCGCCCGGCAGCCCGTGTTCTGTCACTGGGGTCAGTGCATCCAGTGACCTTCGCTTCCATCAGCTGCACGGCACCAACGCCGTCATCACCAACGGCGGCCGTACAGCGTTCCGTCAGAACTGCCGCAGCGAGTTCAACGACGCCATCGTCATCTCCAACAG gtGCCTTCGTGACGGTGAGTTGTTTGAGATTGTTATTCAGAAGATGGTGGATCGCTGGTCAGGATCGATAGAGGCAG GAGTGACTGCGATCAGGCCAGAGGAACTGGAGTTCCCCAACACTATGACTGACATCGATTACGATACCTGGATGCTGAG CGGCACGGCGATCATGCAGGACGGGAACACCATGAGGAATAACTACGGCTGTGATCTGGACTCACTGGGGACGGGCTCCAGGATCGGAATGATGCGTTCAGCTTCTGGAGATCTCCACTACTACATAAACGGGGTGGACCAGGGCGTGGCGTGTACCGGATTACCACCAG acgtGTATGCTGTGATAGATCTGTACGGTCAGTGTGTTCAGGTGGCCATCACCAGCTCATCTGGTCCTCTTGACAACAGCCTGTGCACCAGTAACATCACAGAGAAGAGTTTCCCAATACACTCACCAG TGGCAGGAGTGGCTCACCGACTGCACAACAAACACGGGAAGAACGTGGTGGTGCTGGGAGACGGCTGCCAGGCCGTCAGGGTGGGAGGGTATTCTCACGGCATCGTCTTCAGCGCAAAGGAGCTCAAGACGGACGAACTGTTCGAG GTGAAGATCAACGAGGTGGACGAGCAATGGTCCGGCTCGCTTCACATCGGCCTGACCACCCTGCAGCCCCCGGATCTGCCCTCCTGCCCCCTCAGCGGCCTGTCGCCCTCCCTCACACAGctcaggtcaaaggtcacctgGCTGCTCGCCGGGTCAGAGGTCAGACGCAACGGCGTGCTGCAGAGACAAAACTACGGCTGCTCGCTCGACCGACTGATG gtGGGGAACCGTGTGGGTGTGAAGAGATGCAGCGACGACACGATGCACATCTTCATTGATGGAGAGGACATGGGATCTGCAGCTACTGCTGTGGCTAAG aacgTGTACGCGGTGCTGGACCTGTACGGGAAGGTGACGGCGGTGTCCATCGTCAGTTCCACTCTGCTGGAGGACACGGACAGCGTGAAGGCTCCATCGCTCTCCTCGGACAGCTGCAGTGAGGGAGAGGACGAGTCCACGCCG GGCGAGAGCGAGCCTGCCATGGTTCCCGTGACGATGACCTTCCTGGAGAATCATGGGAAGAACATCCAGCTGTCCAATCAGAACCTGACGGCCACGCGAGTGTCGAGTTATAACCAGGGCCTGCTGGTCACAGCACACGCTCTGCCACGCCTGCAGCTCTTCCAG TTTCAGATCGACAGATTGAACACGTCGTGGACGTCGTCTCTGTCTCTGGGTTTGATCGCTCACTCTCCTGATCGCCTCAACTTCCCCTCCACGGCCTGCTGCCTTAAACGCTCCGTCTGGCTGCTGCAGCGAGACTCTGTCTTCCACAACTCACTGAAG ATCTGTGAGAACTTTGGGCCGAACTTGGACACGTGTCCTGAGGGGACGGTGCTGGGTCTGCTGGTGGACGCTAACAGCTGCCTCCACCTGTATGTGAACGGGATGGATCAGGGCGTGGCAGCGCAGGACATCCCGAGCCCCTGCTACCCGCTAATCGACCTGTACGGCCAGTGTGAACAg GTTACCATAGTGACCAGCCATATGGAGGCCGTGGGGGCGGAGAGCGGAGACACGCGCTGCCAAGGCGACATGGAGAAGGCCGACATGGTGGACG gaaTAAAGGAGAGTGTGTGCTGGACGCCTCCTCCTGAGGTCAACCCCAATAAGACGTGCGAGTACCAGGCTCTCTGCTCCAGATTTAAGGACCTGCTCACACTGCCTG ACGCGTACTTCAACCAGGACGCCAAGTACAACCTGTGTTACTGCGAGTCCTGCCACAAGCTGCGCGGGGACGAGGCCTACTACAAACGCGGAGAACCGCCCCGGGACTACGCTCTGCCCTTCGGCTGGTGCCGCTTCGCCCTGCG GATAAAGCCGCACTGTGACGTATCGAACTCCTATAAGAAGTGGCACATCGCGTACCATGGGACGAGTGTGGGGTCTCTGCGCCGTACGCTGGACCACAGCCAGCTTCTACCAG ACACGTCGTCCGTGTTCTCGGCGTCCCCGCTGAAGGTGGAGGGTCACGGCAGCTACAGTGAGCCGGAGGAGAACAGCGCCCCCGAGAGGGAGATCCCCCGCGTGCACCTCTCCCCCACCATGCGTTACTCCGGCCTCGAGGTCTTCGCCCCTAAAGTGCA ATTCCGTGACCCTCGCTCCCTGCGCTGTCATCACGCCCAGGTGGGATTCCAGGTGTGCGTGCGTCCCGGCTCCTACAAGGTCGGGCCTCAGTCTCTGGGCATCAGCGAGCCACTGGATCCCCGATTCAACAACACGGAGATCGAGTGGATCACCAAGGAGAAAGGAGGAACCCTGCTGTACGGCCTGCTCATCCGCGTGGAGtga